In Zingiber officinale cultivar Zhangliang chromosome 1A, Zo_v1.1, whole genome shotgun sequence, the DNA window AATGCAAAGTTACCCAGAGCCTCTAAATTTGGAAAAAGGAACAAAGAGCAAACTGCAAATTTAGAATTTCTTTAGGATTTTATCATTGTTtgatatggattttaagaaaaataagagaCAAACATGATTGTATTTGTACCTAAGATAACATCCACTTTAATTGATTTGTCATTGTCTCTAGATGAGAAAATGACACTTGTCAAGCTCAGCCATTTATTCAAAATTCTTAAGCTCAAGATGGTTGTAGTTCATTTGTCTAGGCTAATAAACCCTTTCATTAACTCAATTTTCTGTGGGACTAAACTagggtgccaaataactaaataaGAAATCATGAATAGAAAGAGTGAGTGATTGGAATAGAGAAGATGTTAAAGAATCTTACAATCGTGATGTGTTCTTAAgattaaataaaactttatatgacTGGTATGACTAACCATACTTTATGGACTGGAATGTTGGGTAGCTAGTAAATAATAtgcttaaaattttagaataacaGAATGTAAATGCTAAAATGAATTTGTGAGTTTATTAGAAAAGATAAAAACAAGAATGGTATTATCTGAGTGTAATTATGTAAACTCCAATGGATGATAGATGAGatcatgagaaaaaaaattaaattgatataTATATGTTCAAGACCATTAATTAATTGTGGTTAGGCAGGTTAAATCTACTAAAACTGTAAAGGAAATTATGTTGGCTGCTGTCTGCAATTAAGCAAATTTTGAAGATTTGGATATTCATAGTGATTAAACCTTGCATATAGTTTAGTGAGATAAGCTTATATATATACTTCATGGTCCTTTTCTCAAATCCCCTACCTAACTCAATTCATTAAAGGAAAAACTCAGCCTATGTTTCTTTTGGAATGTCTcttgtaaaattaatttataaactcGCTAAATTGTACTGTCTAATAATCAAGTTTGAAATCTTTTCAAGCATATTTGGCCAGCATTCTAATTGTATTTATTTTAAGAGTCAGTATGAACAATGTTCATTTTCTTTTCCATCAACTGAGTAATTTGTGCAATAAGGTCAGTATAAAAATTGTTTTTAGCTTCATTTTGATGATCCAAATAAAGTAACTGTTTCACTTAATTAAGCACTAAACTACTATAAACGCTGAGAGAATAGGCTCAAAGATTGCTGTAATCTGTCTTTTAGTTTTAACTGAAACCTCTGTTGCAAGAGCAATATAGTTAGTCATATTTTAATAAGCAGCCTTTACCATATCCTTGACAATTCCATTTGTACAAATATTTCAGACTCGGATTCTTGATTCCCTTTTTGTCTTCTTCAGGATTTCACATTACAATTTTTTAGAATCTTAATTCCTAAGGGTGACTTTGATACTTAAATTAATCATCTTATCTTGAAGAGAATTGCACTTCAGCATTACATCACTGATAATTATTTGCTAGGGTTGTTCTTTGGAAATTGGATTATCCTTTGCATTCTGGTATACTCGTCACTACTTAAGATCatgttttaaacttttaatttttattttctttcacaTCCATGCAAGTTTCTGATTGCATCATGAACGTTTGTACTTGTAGAACACACATATGCTGAACCACCGAAATGGATGCGTGGCAAAGGACGAGTGACAATTCAATTCGGATGCTGCTATAATTACGCTGTGgtactgtattttttttttctttgagtgTACACGTTTCTGGAGAGAAGATTTGATCAAACTAATAAGTATTTTGTTGTAGGATAAGAATGGAAATCCTCCAGGCATTATGAAGAAAGTCCTTGCTGATCCATTTCCTCAACTTTTCAAGGTGATAATAAAACGGCTAGTTCGCTGGCATGTGCTTCCAACAACATGTATCCCTGACAGCTGTATTGTCAATATCTATGAACCTGGAGACTGCATACCACCTCATATCGACAGCCATGATTTTGTTCGACCATTCTGTACTGTGTCATTTCTTAGTGAGTGCAGTATAGTCTTTGGATCAAAATTACAGATTGTCAGGCCAGGCGACTTCAAAGGTCCAATTGCAATCCCCTTGCCAGTTGGGTAAGTTCAATAATTAATGCATACCATAAATTTATGATCGACTTGTTACATTTGACGCCACCGAATTTGTATCTCTTCCTGGCTGATCCTTTGTTTCCTCTCTTGTCTAGGTCGGTACTTGTTATCAATGGTAATGGAGCCGACGTAGCAAAGCATTGTGTCCCAGCTGTTACAACCAAAAGGTAAGTTCAACTCCATCTAAATATCCTTTTTCCTTTTGGTCGGGGAACTGACTGCCCGTGTGTTTTCCCCTGGAAATTACAGAATTTCTATAACATTCAGAAAAATGGATGAGTCAAAATGGCCGATTGGGTTTACACCGGAATCAGATTTGCACAACATCAAACCACTTGAATATCCCCTGTTAGAAGCTAGCAGATCTCCCCGTCCGGAGAAGTACACGCAACTGGAAATAGAGAGTCAAAGCTTCAAGAAAGGAGAAAATAGAAAGGGCAGGCGCCGTGAAACTAAACAGGTACAGAATTTCCAAGACAGGCAACAGCACGCTAGCGATGCAGGCTTTCATAGAAATTGGGATGGCCAGTCACCAAGTCACAGTGGCAGCGGTAGTTTTGTAAGAGGGAGCAGCAGTTCAGATTACAAGATTGAGCCAAAGCCAAGGAGGCCCAGACGAGGCATCCAGTCGAATGCAAACGATGATAGTGAGTGGACGACCCCAACAAGCCATCCACAACAAGAGGACAATCACAATTTCGACGATAACACGGAACCAAACGGAAGGACGGTTAGGCTTTTGCAGCGCAGGATCATCATAAATCGCAGAATAACAGAAGAAGATGAGTTAACCCAAGGGCCGCAACTGCCAACTCAGGATGATTCCCGAGTTCATTCACGATACTCAAAAGGGCGGCAGAAGGTGAGAATGAACTTGTCTGATGGTTAGTCCGGGAAGCTGTTCAGTTAACATCCAGTATTTATATATTTAGTTGAGATTGATTGGTTCGAATTGTTTCCAGCCTCGACGCTATTCTCTTTACTTTACTCCAGTGTTTGTATTACATGACATACTTATCTCAAGTGTTGGCGTAAGTTGATTAAACACGAAGAAttactataaataaataatattttttttaaaaaaaaataatatgtttTGATAATACAATTAAAGTGTTCCTCCATTAGATTAGATTGTTGTTTACTAACTAATTCCTCTCCATTTCTTTTATGATCTGCTGTTGTTGGTGGATCTGGCAGGAGTAGACGTCCAAGAAGTAGAGCATgaagacgagaaggaagcagCAGCAGAGCATAGGAATGGGGCCGAAGACCCACAAGTAGAGTGGGAAGGAGAAGTAGAAGGCCCTGAGGCCGAGCGACCAGAAGTATCCTCCCTTGTTCACCGTCGCAGCCACATACTCCACTGCCAGCTCCGCCCCCTCTGGCCGCTGCCGCTCTGCTGGCACGTTGATCAGCATGCTGGCATGGCTGTAGTACCTGATTGACTGCAGATTGAGTAGAAATGCCAGCAGGAAGCACACCAGGATCGCAAAGAACTTCACCGACCGACCCACCTCGCTCGTGTCCCCCactactatttttatttcttgacGCCCCCCGCTGCCGGCCATGGTCGTCATCAGCACCGCAATCAGCGAGCTGAGTGTGATGGCCATCGACGCTAGCAACGTCGACGCCATGATGTTGTTCCTCAACGTTTGCACCGCCAACACTCCATTCTTCGTCGAATCCTGTGTGTATGCACATATACGCGCACATACAGCAATCATTCTACTaacaaaattaatgaataaatacCGTTATAGGAATGCACCTCCATCATGGTTCGAGTCCAGATGCGGCGGTTGACGGCGTTGATGCCGATGACGGTGGTGGTGGGGCGGTGGAGGATCCTGT includes these proteins:
- the LOC122031489 gene encoding RNA demethylase ALKBH9B-like isoform X1 codes for the protein MEDDDLFLQQFDPKDLEIAAEFLTNWLPFLTRSLCDGCSATLRGRIDSLRPGFAAEADADASGSTTTEDQASYASASFAAPFPDAQPTGWDPDPTSSPESPRIRMSWADMAQEDELEEAAAQEEKTEESGRTSIEGAARVKREIAKKETGLSREQREEIRFRNVVRKKDFICLERVNDKIVNILNGLELHTGVFSAAEQKRIVDLVYELQEKGKNHELGEHTYAEPPKWMRGKGRVTIQFGCCYNYAVDKNGNPPGIMKKVLADPFPQLFKVIIKRLVRWHVLPTTCIPDSCIVNIYEPGDCIPPHIDSHDFVRPFCTVSFLSECSIVFGSKLQIVRPGDFKGPIAIPLPVGSVLVINGNGADVAKHCVPAVTTKRISITFRKMDESKWPIGFTPESDLHNIKPLEYPLLEASRSPRPEKYTQLEIESQSFKKGENRKGRRRETKQVQNFQDRQQHASDAGFHRNWDGQSPSHSGSGSFVRGSSSSDYKIEPKPRRPRRGIQSNANDDSEWTTPTSHPQQEDNHNFDDNTEPNGRTVRLLQRRIIINRRITEEDELTQGPQLPTQDDSRVHSRYSKGRQKVRMNLSDG
- the LOC122031489 gene encoding RNA demethylase ALKBH9B-like isoform X2 — translated: MEDDDLFLQQFDPKDLEIAAEFLTNWLPFLTRSLCDGCSATLRGRIDSLRPGFAAEADADASGSTTTEDQASYASASFAAPFPDAQPTGWDPDPTSSPESPRIRMSWADMAQEDELEEAAAQEEKTEESGRTSIEGAARVKREIAKKETGLSREQREEIRFRNVVRKKDFICLERVNDKIVNILNGLELHTGVFSAAEQKRIVDLVYELQEKGKNHELGEHTYAEPPKWMRGKGRVTIQFGCCYNYAVDKNGNPPGIMKKVLADPFPQLFKVIIKRLVRWHVLPTTCIPDSCIVNIYEPGDCIPPHIDSHDFVRPFCTVSFLSECSIVFGSKLQIVRPGDFKGPIAIPLPVGSVLVINGNGADVAKHCVPAVTTKRISITFRKMDESKWPIGFTPESDLHNIKPLEYPLLEASRSPRPEKYTQLEIESQSFKKGENRKGRRRETKQVQNFQDRQQHASDAGFHRNWDGQSPSHSGSGSFVRGSSSSDYKIEPKPRRPRRGIQSNANDDSEWTTPTSHPQQEDNHNFDDNTEPNGRTVRLLQRRIIINRRITEEDELTQGPQLPTQDDSRVHSRYSKGRQKE
- the LOC122031538 gene encoding uncharacterized protein LOC122031538, which codes for MTKDEVDYVLVPFGLAVMLCYHLWLLYRILHRPTTTVIGINAVNRRIWTRTMMEDSTKNGVLAVQTLRNNIMASTLLASMAITLSSLIAVLMTTMAGSGGRQEIKIVVGDTSEVGRSVKFFAILVCFLLAFLLNLQSIRYYSHASMLINVPAERQRPEGAELAVEYVAATVNKGGYFWSLGLRAFYFSFPLYLWVFGPIPMLCCCFLLVFMLYFLDVYSCQIHQQQQIIKEMERN